ATCTGAGGCTACTAAAATACCTGTGGTATGTGTTGCAAATTCCCAGGGAGAAAATTTTGATTCAATGCCTTGTTCACCTAATTGCCAGCCATGATCTCCGCTAGTGTATAAAATAACGTACTCTTGCTTGTTTTTTTTGCAGTAGGTTTTAAATGCTGTGATAGCCTTGCCGATGAGATAATCACCATAGGCACAAAAGGCATAATAATCTCTGATAGCTTGTTGTTTTTCTTCATAGGTCAAACCATCAATTTTTAATTTTGTATATAAATCTACTAGTTGTTTAGGCAGTTTACTGAGCTCTTTTTCCTTATTAAAGGACGGAATTCTGTATATTTTTTCTGTAAATAGTGCTCTAAACTCTTTTGGAGGCATTACAGGGGTATGTGGAAAGTGAAAACTTAAACTGGTAAAAATGGGCTTGTTAGTAGTTACGCCTTCCATAGGATACCCTTGCAGTGTTTGATAGGTTTTGTTTTCGTTTTCTAGGTAACTTATATATTCCGTTAAAATGTTAGCATCTAAAGTTTTATTAGCCGGCATTGGGCTTACACCACCTATGATTAGATCTTTAGACTCTTTTGTGTACGCATATAAAATGTCTAATTCTTTTTCTACCTGTCTTTTTATCTTTAGTTCTTCTTCTGAAATATTCTTTTGACGACTCCATGATTTTTTTTCACCGTTGGGGTAAAAGAATTCTGTCCTAGCGTCGATCTTCGCAGGCCTGCCATTTACTTTTCCAAAAATTGAAGGATTGTACCAATCGGTGTGCCCAGCTCTACTTAATTCAGTATCTAAAATGTATTTTTCATAAAAGCCCTTAAACTCATTTTTTACATTCTTCTTGATGCTTTTGTTCCGATAACCCGCTTTACCAAAAAGGCTAGTTTCATAACCATTTTCGCCCATGACCTGTGGAAGTGTTTTATCAAAAAAATCAGTTTCAGCATTAAAATATTCAAAACCATAAACGCCACTATGGTGTGGATATTTACCCGAAATTATAGAGGAGCGCGAGGGAGCACATGCAGGAGAGTTGCAATACATATTGGTAAAAACAATGCCTTCCTTCGCAAGACGATCTAAGTTAGGAGAAGAAACATAACCTAGTGGACTATTTTTTTCTCCTGTTACTATTTCATTATAAAAGCCATTAGAATCAACCCTTTGGTCATCGGTTATAATCCATAAAATATTAGGTTTCACCTGTGCCTGACTGCACGCATATATGGATAAACTGAAGATAAAGCTAAGAATAAGGGTGTTTTTCATAATTTTGAAATCACTTATTGAATTCGTTTTAAAATAAATCCGTTTAACCAAAGGCTTCCTTTTTCATTTTTACTTTTAAATTTTAGAATAACAGGGTTAGAGCCATCTGATTCTAAGATTGAATGAATAGAAATCGGTTGACGTTCACCGGTACTATTATTATCATAATAATTTACAATATGGTCATCTGAAGTTCTAGTGAAGCTACCATCTACATCATCAACAGTAACCTCTATTTCATTTGTTATTTTAATATCGGTATTTCTCGCATGATGAAATGTTTCTAGCGCATACTTTCCAGTATTTAAGTTTGATAATTTTAAAGTGAGTTCTCCTTTTTCAATATACACACCATCAGTACCTACAAAACTCAAATCGCCCAACATACTAGTGCCATTTCCTAACCAATTTATCTTTTCGTCAGCACTTATTTCTACTTGAGTATCCGTTTCTTTAATGGTATAGTTTAAATCATTGTCAGTATTTCCTGACCATTCATTCCATTCAAATTGTACCAATTGTTTCTCTCCACCAATATCGACTCTGGTAATGGGGAAATCATAGATAGGTTTAGCATGGTTTGCAATTTCGTTGGTGTTAAATTTTACGGTATTGATTGTAGCTTTACCAGACTTTAGGCCTGTTGCTTTTGCCGTAACGGTAATTGTTCCTGTTTCATTCGTTGCTTTTACGTAAATAGCTGCAACTCCATTATAAACAAGGGCAGGGTTTGCATAAATTTTCCCGTTATCAATGATTTCGCCAGGTCCAGAAATAGAAAACTGAACTTCATTTTTAGTATTGGTTACAACTTCACTATGTTCATCTAAAATAGAAGCGTAAACCAATCTTATATCTGATCCTCCAGCATAAAAGGGTTTGTCATTAATATTATATTCAACTTTTATATGATGTGGCTTGCCTTGTTTGTGTCTTGTGAATTCCATCACTTTTTCGCCATTGGTATATCCAATAGCTTTTAAGACGCCTTCTTTCCAATTATATTTAAAGGTAAATGAGGGATGGTTTAAATTTATTTTGGTAAGGTCATTATCGGGTACCTGCCGCGCAATTAGTTTTCCATTATGGTATAAGGCGACTTCTTGACAATTGCTGAATACTCTAATTTTCCCATCTCTAGAAGCGGTTTCATCAGCTATGTGAACCATAGGCTTAGCTACCAATTCAGATTGGTACCAGTAATACACAGGCTTTGGCACTCTATAAGGGGAAAGTACACCGTAGGTGGTCATGAAATCTCGGGACCATTGGGCATCTACAATATCAGGTTGCAAGTGATTGTAGTCTGCACCCAACCAGGTAATAGCCGCAAAATTATTTTTATTGCCTTTATAGCGTGATATATGAAATTGATTTACTTCTGAATTAGGAGAACTACCATGTTCCATAACCATGGTGAAGGCACTTTCTGGGAATTCTGTTCTTCGATAATCCATAGTGGCATGTACATCTGTAATACCTTCGTTCTTTGGTCCATCCCAAGGGGCAGAGGCAGAGGCCGTTAATCTAAAAGGATCTTCTTCTTTAGCAACGGTTTGCATTCTTGGAACCGGACCTCTATGATTAATTCCTGCTCCCCAAACAATAATAGACGGGTGATTTCTATGATTACGGATCATAGTTCTGGTTGCTTTTTCTAAATTTTCAAACCAAGTATCGCCACCCCATTCAATCCATGTAGAGGGTTCTTCATAAATGAGGATGCCCAATTCGTCACAGGCTTTTAAGAACGCATCGTCTTGTGTGTAGTGCGATGTTCTGATAATATTCATTCCTGCTTTTTTGTACTGTAGCGCTTCATTGTAATGAAATGAGTTGGGAACAGCATCTCCAATATTAGGATAACTTTGATGACGGTTGGCGCCAACTAAAAATAAAGGTTCTCCATTTAACACAAAGCCTTTACCTTTTTCTAAAGTAAACTTTCTAAAACCAAAAGTGTTTTCAACGAAATCTACTGGGGTTTCATGATCATAAATAACGGAATTTACGCGATACAAATAAGGACTGTCTGGTGACCATAGGTGGTACTCATCTTCAATTACCAAAGACTGTCTAAATGTATAGTTAGCATTCGCGGCGATTGTAGCTTCGGAACTTACCTTTTTGAGTACCATACCATCCTTATCAATGATGGTTGTACGTATAGTAGTTTTCTTAGCTGCAGTAGATTCGTTTTTTACAGTTGTTTTGATTGTCACCGTACCATTGTGTTTATTAACCGTAGGCGTGGTGATATGCACTCCTGCGTCATAATTTTCCCAATTAAAATTTACATGTAATGGGTTTGTAGCAACTAAATAAACGTCTCTATATAATCCGCCATATTTTAC
This genomic stretch from Cellulophaga algicola DSM 14237 harbors:
- a CDS encoding sulfatase-like hydrolase/transferase; this encodes MKNTLILSFIFSLSIYACSQAQVKPNILWIITDDQRVDSNGFYNEIVTGEKNSPLGYVSSPNLDRLAKEGIVFTNMYCNSPACAPSRSSIISGKYPHHSGVYGFEYFNAETDFFDKTLPQVMGENGYETSLFGKAGYRNKSIKKNVKNEFKGFYEKYILDTELSRAGHTDWYNPSIFGKVNGRPAKIDARTEFFYPNGEKKSWSRQKNISEEELKIKRQVEKELDILYAYTKESKDLIIGGVSPMPANKTLDANILTEYISYLENENKTYQTLQGYPMEGVTTNKPIFTSLSFHFPHTPVMPPKEFRALFTEKIYRIPSFNKEKELSKLPKQLVDLYTKLKIDGLTYEEKQQAIRDYYAFCAYGDYLIGKAITAFKTYCKKNKQEYVILYTSGDHGWQLGEQGIESKFSPWEFATHTTGILVASDKKIIPEHKIYKGLVEYVDIMPTILAAGGIDLKTAELKFLDGYNLADVCINKKNERDYIIGEINSVAGPRTYLRSKNFAFSMRPRPLNGNPGGRYVPNENIKWGLDAPREEVQMALYDLRNDPLEQNNIANDKKYMALADWFRIKLGAIVLGDGRIESNWKNKNDYKVSNFAKGSHDRNLDIPKNIIPKAK
- a CDS encoding glycoside hydrolase family 2 protein, with the protein product MKLNYLFISLLISTVTFAQNTKLPQGFEAGDRTKTNLNIGWKFHLGDLEHTPTATNFDDSSWENVSIPHTTQLVSYEMDSIKETWIQEKYLRDISWYRKKIKINSKSSNKIFLEFEAVHNATEVWVNGKKVGNYAVNGYVPFHFDITGFVILGQENTIAIKADNSFSQTIAPDPHRTDYVKYGGLYRDVYLVATNPLHVNFNWENYDAGVHITTPTVNKHNGTVTIKTTVKNESTAAKKTTIRTTIIDKDGMVLKKVSSEATIAANANYTFRQSLVIEDEYHLWSPDSPYLYRVNSVIYDHETPVDFVENTFGFRKFTLEKGKGFVLNGEPLFLVGANRHQSYPNIGDAVPNSFHYNEALQYKKAGMNIIRTSHYTQDDAFLKACDELGILIYEEPSTWIEWGGDTWFENLEKATRTMIRNHRNHPSIIVWGAGINHRGPVPRMQTVAKEEDPFRLTASASAPWDGPKNEGITDVHATMDYRRTEFPESAFTMVMEHGSSPNSEVNQFHISRYKGNKNNFAAITWLGADYNHLQPDIVDAQWSRDFMTTYGVLSPYRVPKPVYYWYQSELVAKPMVHIADETASRDGKIRVFSNCQEVALYHNGKLIARQVPDNDLTKINLNHPSFTFKYNWKEGVLKAIGYTNGEKVMEFTRHKQGKPHHIKVEYNINDKPFYAGGSDIRLVYASILDEHSEVVTNTKNEVQFSISGPGEIIDNGKIYANPALVYNGVAAIYVKATNETGTITVTAKATGLKSGKATINTVKFNTNEIANHAKPIYDFPITRVDIGGEKQLVQFEWNEWSGNTDNDLNYTIKETDTQVEISADEKINWLGNGTSMLGDLSFVGTDGVYIEKGELTLKLSNLNTGKYALETFHHARNTDIKITNEIEVTVDDVDGSFTRTSDDHIVNYYDNNSTGERQPISIHSILESDGSNPVILKFKSKNEKGSLWLNGFILKRIQ